In a single window of the Streptomyces cinnabarinus genome:
- the treZ gene encoding malto-oligosyltrehalose trehalohydrolase: MQFEVWAPQAGRVTLHYGDATRALERDPEREGWWQGEAEAADGTRYGYALDDGPVLPDPRSRRQPDGPDGHSAVVDHGAHAWRVEWAGRPLPGAVLYELHVGTYTAEGTLDAAAERLGHLVELGITHVELMPLCPFPGRHGWGYEGVSLWAVHEPYGGPAALKRFVDRAHELGLGVVLDVVHNHLGPSGNYLPAFGPYFTETHHTPWGAAVNLDAPGSDEVRDYFVGSALAWLRDYRIDGLRLDAVHALRDTRACHFLEDLSAAVDALAAEVDRPLFLIAESDLNDPRIITPRGEGGLGVQAQWNDDFHHALHTALTGESQGYYEDFARSPFAALAKTLTGGYFHDGSYSGFRGRHHGRALDRARVAGHRLLGYSQTHDQVGNRAQGDRLAATLSPGLLACAATLTLTAPFTPMLFMGEEWAAGTPWQFFTDHTDPELAEAVRRGRRREFAAHGWAEEDVPDPQDPATRDRSCLDWSEPDREPHARVLAWYRRLIALRHEQPDLTDPDLADTKVAHDERQRWLAFRRGDVRVAVNLGKDPARIPLGPRHARVLAAWEPVEAPGADGVLHLPGESGVVLLQE; this comes from the coding sequence GTGCAGTTCGAGGTGTGGGCACCGCAGGCCGGCCGTGTGACGCTCCATTACGGGGACGCCACGCGCGCGTTGGAGCGCGATCCGGAGCGAGAGGGCTGGTGGCAGGGGGAGGCGGAGGCGGCGGACGGCACCCGCTACGGCTACGCGCTGGACGACGGGCCGGTGCTGCCCGACCCGCGCTCGCGCCGCCAGCCCGACGGGCCGGACGGACACAGCGCGGTCGTGGACCACGGCGCCCACGCCTGGCGCGTCGAGTGGGCCGGACGCCCGCTGCCGGGCGCGGTCCTGTACGAGCTGCACGTGGGCACGTACACCGCCGAGGGCACCCTGGACGCGGCCGCCGAACGGCTCGGGCACCTCGTCGAACTGGGCATCACCCACGTCGAGTTGATGCCGCTGTGCCCCTTCCCCGGCCGGCACGGCTGGGGGTACGAGGGGGTCTCGCTGTGGGCGGTGCACGAGCCGTACGGCGGGCCCGCGGCGCTGAAACGGTTTGTCGACCGGGCGCACGAACTCGGGCTCGGGGTCGTTCTGGACGTGGTGCACAACCACCTCGGCCCCTCGGGCAACTACCTGCCGGCCTTCGGGCCGTACTTCACCGAGACCCATCACACCCCGTGGGGCGCGGCCGTCAACCTGGACGCGCCCGGCTCCGACGAGGTGCGGGACTACTTCGTGGGCAGCGCGCTGGCGTGGCTGCGCGACTACCGGATCGACGGGCTGCGGCTCGACGCGGTGCACGCGCTGCGGGACACGCGCGCGTGCCACTTCCTGGAGGATCTGTCGGCGGCGGTGGACGCCCTCGCGGCGGAGGTGGACCGGCCGCTGTTCCTGATCGCCGAGTCGGACCTGAACGACCCGCGGATCATCACCCCGCGCGGGGAGGGCGGCCTCGGGGTCCAGGCGCAGTGGAACGACGACTTCCACCACGCCCTGCACACCGCGCTGACCGGCGAGTCCCAGGGCTACTACGAGGACTTCGCGCGCTCCCCCTTCGCCGCCCTCGCCAAGACGCTCACCGGCGGCTACTTCCACGACGGCAGCTATTCCGGCTTCCGGGGCAGGCATCACGGGCGGGCGCTGGACCGGGCGCGGGTGGCCGGGCACCGGCTGCTGGGCTACAGCCAGACCCACGACCAGGTCGGCAACCGCGCCCAGGGCGACCGGCTCGCCGCCACCCTCTCCCCCGGCCTGCTGGCCTGTGCGGCCACCCTGACGCTGACCGCTCCCTTCACACCGATGCTGTTCATGGGCGAGGAGTGGGCGGCGGGCACGCCCTGGCAGTTCTTCACCGACCACACCGACCCCGAACTGGCCGAGGCGGTACGGCGGGGCAGGCGCCGGGAGTTCGCCGCGCACGGCTGGGCCGAGGAGGACGTACCCGACCCGCAGGACCCGGCGACCCGGGACCGCTCCTGCCTGGACTGGTCCGAGCCGGACCGCGAGCCCCACGCACGCGTACTGGCCTGGTACCGGCGACTCATCGCGCTGCGCCACGAACAGCCCGACCTCACCGACCCCGACCTCGCCGACACCAAGGTGGCCCACGACGAGCGTCAGCGGTGGCTCGCCTTCCGGCGCGGGGACGTCCGGGTGGCCGTCAACCTCGGCAAGGACCCGGCCCGGATCCCCCTGGGCCCACGCCACGCGCGCGTACTGGCCGCGTGGGAGCCGGTGGAGGCGCCCGGCGCGGACGGTGTGCTGCACCTGCCCGGGGAGTCGGGTGTGGTGCTGCTTCAGGAGTGA
- a CDS encoding DUF1707 and FHA domain-containing protein — MTSSFEFNTYPARLSDAERDKALSVLRDGVAMGRLSHDTFIRRMELALAARRSDELLALTADLPQESKFSRLVFGTVEAVSGFGVRLRRAWQAERLPKLLLPHPGGGHPLRIGRDPANGLRLAHETVSRVHAELSRQGGLWVLRDLGSTNGTTVNGRRVIGAAVVREGDQVGFGQMAFRLAVN; from the coding sequence GTGACGTCGTCCTTCGAGTTCAACACGTACCCCGCGCGGCTCTCCGACGCGGAGCGCGACAAAGCGCTGAGCGTGCTGCGGGACGGCGTCGCCATGGGCCGGCTCTCGCACGACACGTTCATCCGCCGCATGGAACTGGCCCTCGCCGCCCGCCGCTCCGACGAACTGCTCGCCCTGACCGCCGACCTGCCCCAGGAGAGCAAGTTCTCCCGCCTGGTCTTCGGCACCGTAGAGGCCGTGTCCGGCTTCGGCGTACGGCTGCGCAGGGCCTGGCAGGCCGAGCGGCTGCCCAAGCTGCTGCTGCCGCACCCCGGCGGCGGCCATCCGCTGCGGATCGGGCGCGACCCGGCCAACGGACTGCGGCTGGCCCACGAGACGGTCTCCCGGGTGCATGCCGAGCTGAGCCGCCAGGGCGGCCTCTGGGTGCTGCGGGATCTCGGCTCGACCAACGGCACGACGGTGAACGGCCGGCGGGTCATCGGGGCGGCCGTCGTCCGCGAGGGCGATCAGGTCGGCTTCGGGCAGATGGCGTTCCGGCTCGCCGTGAACTAA
- a CDS encoding aminopeptidase P family protein, whose product MTARTPAPFTADDYRARMERAARAAADAGLAGLLVAPGPDLVWLTGYAPTAVTERLTLLVLVPGQDTALIVPALEAPDAAKAAGAPALTLRDWTDGKDPYAATAALLDSGGRFGISDNAWAMHLLGLAHTLPGSSYASLTEALPMLRAVKDAAELERLAAAGAAADATYEEIRKVSFAGRHESEVAADLARLLREHGHSTVDFTIVASGPNGANPHHEAGDRVIERGDMVVLDFGGLLGGYGSDTSRTVHVGEPTEEERRVHDIVREAQEAGFRAVRPGGACQEVDRAARAVITDAGYGEYFIHRTGHGIGVTTHEPPYMIEGEEQPLVPGMCFSVEPGIYLPGRFGVRIEDIVTVTEDGGRRLNETTREMVIVD is encoded by the coding sequence ATGACCGCTCGTACGCCCGCTCCCTTCACCGCCGACGACTACCGCGCCCGTATGGAGCGCGCCGCGCGGGCGGCCGCCGACGCCGGTCTGGCCGGGCTGCTCGTCGCCCCCGGCCCCGACCTGGTCTGGCTCACCGGCTACGCGCCCACGGCCGTCACCGAACGGCTCACCCTGCTGGTCCTCGTCCCCGGCCAGGACACGGCCCTGATCGTCCCCGCGCTGGAGGCCCCCGACGCCGCCAAGGCGGCCGGCGCGCCCGCGCTGACCCTGCGCGACTGGACCGACGGCAAGGACCCCTACGCCGCCACCGCGGCCCTGCTGGACTCCGGCGGCCGGTTCGGCATCAGCGACAACGCCTGGGCCATGCATCTGCTGGGCCTCGCGCACACCCTGCCCGGCTCCTCCTACGCCTCCCTCACCGAGGCGCTGCCGATGCTCCGCGCGGTCAAGGACGCGGCGGAACTGGAGCGGCTGGCGGCGGCGGGCGCTGCCGCGGACGCGACGTACGAGGAGATCCGGAAGGTTTCCTTCGCCGGGCGCCACGAGTCCGAGGTCGCCGCGGACCTGGCCCGGCTGCTGCGCGAGCACGGCCACAGCACGGTCGACTTCACCATCGTCGCCTCCGGCCCGAACGGCGCCAACCCGCACCACGAGGCGGGCGACCGCGTCATCGAGCGCGGCGACATGGTCGTCCTCGACTTCGGTGGCCTCCTGGGCGGCTACGGCTCCGACACCTCCCGCACCGTCCACGTCGGGGAGCCGACCGAGGAGGAGCGCCGGGTGCACGACATCGTGCGCGAGGCCCAGGAGGCGGGCTTCCGCGCGGTACGGCCCGGCGGGGCGTGCCAGGAGGTCGACCGGGCCGCCCGCGCGGTGATCACGGACGCCGGGTACGGCGAGTACTTCATCCACCGCACCGGGCACGGCATCGGCGTCACCACGCACGAGCCGCCGTACATGATCGAGGGCGAGGAACAGCCCTTGGTGCCCGGCATGTGCTTCTCGGTGGAGCCCGGCATCTATCTGCCCGGGCGGTTCGGGGTCCGGATCGAGGACATCGTCACGGTCACCGAGGACGGCGGCCGACGCCTCAACGAGACCACCCGCGAGATGGTCATAGTGGACTGA
- a CDS encoding PDZ domain-containing protein, translated as MEHTALRPKPMPGQEPAGSPRKAAARRPHAARRRGRRLTTLLFALFVGTVLVLSGVGLGTVGATVIGMSRLAELQQAGQGATTAAPGARAHGAPSASLGPRPTLSATPGPAPAPAGATLGVEAVDAEKAGARVVGVHVPGPGYSAGLVRGDILLVFGRTRIDTAADLARAVADAEPGSEVTLTVRHASGGYQQLTVVPGVVT; from the coding sequence ATGGAACACACCGCGCTGCGTCCCAAGCCGATGCCCGGCCAGGAGCCCGCCGGCTCCCCCCGCAAGGCAGCCGCCCGCCGCCCGCACGCCGCGCGCCGGCGCGGACGCCGGCTCACGACCCTGCTGTTCGCCCTGTTCGTCGGCACGGTCCTGGTGCTGTCCGGCGTCGGCCTCGGCACCGTCGGCGCCACCGTGATCGGCATGAGCAGACTCGCCGAACTCCAGCAGGCCGGGCAGGGGGCGACGACGGCGGCGCCGGGCGCCCGCGCCCACGGCGCCCCCTCCGCCTCGCTCGGGCCCCGGCCCACCCTGTCCGCGACGCCCGGCCCGGCGCCCGCGCCCGCCGGTGCGACCCTCGGCGTGGAGGCGGTGGACGCCGAGAAGGCCGGCGCCCGGGTCGTCGGTGTCCACGTGCCCGGCCCCGGCTACTCGGCGGGGCTGGTCCGCGGCGACATCCTCCTCGTCTTCGGCCGGACCCGGATCGACACCGCCGCCGACCTCGCCCGCGCGGTGGCCGACGCCGAGCCCGGCAGCGAGGTCACCCTGACCGTGCGTCATGCGAGCGGCGGCTACCAGCAGCTCACCGTGGTTCCGGGGGTCGTCACCTGA
- a CDS encoding LysE family translocator has protein sequence MLTTLVAFLGACTLVAASPGPSTVLIIRQSLHSRRSGFLTVLGNETGVFVWGVVAAFGLTALLTASEVAYDVMRVVGAVVLVGFGVQTLRAARRSREEPENEAAPDGARSGWASYRAGLLLNLANPKAAVFALSFLPQFVPDGAPHLPAMVGLAALWAVYEIGYYGLYVWFVGRMKSLLSRAGVRRRLEQVSGGVLLLLGVRMALEG, from the coding sequence ATGCTGACCACTCTCGTCGCCTTCCTGGGCGCCTGCACCCTGGTGGCCGCCTCGCCGGGACCCAGCACCGTCCTGATCATCCGGCAGTCCCTGCACAGCCGCCGCTCCGGCTTCCTGACCGTGCTCGGCAACGAGACCGGCGTCTTCGTCTGGGGCGTGGTCGCCGCCTTCGGCCTCACCGCCCTGCTCACGGCCTCCGAGGTGGCGTACGACGTGATGCGCGTCGTCGGCGCGGTCGTCCTCGTCGGCTTCGGCGTCCAGACCCTGCGCGCGGCCCGCCGCAGCCGGGAGGAACCCGAGAACGAGGCCGCGCCGGATGGCGCCCGCAGCGGCTGGGCCTCCTACCGCGCGGGGCTGCTGCTCAACCTCGCCAACCCCAAGGCGGCCGTCTTCGCCCTGTCCTTCCTGCCGCAGTTCGTCCCCGACGGCGCACCCCACCTGCCGGCCATGGTCGGCCTGGCCGCGCTCTGGGCGGTCTACGAGATCGGCTACTACGGCCTGTACGTGTGGTTCGTCGGCCGGATGAAGAGCCTGCTGTCCCGCGCGGGGGTGCGCCGACGCCTTGAACAGGTGTCCGGAGGCGTCCTGCTGCTCCTCGGCGTCCGCATGGCCCTGGAGGGCTGA
- a CDS encoding aminoglycoside phosphotransferase family protein encodes MTQAPTPTADTVRRLVRSLLKEGADDSAGPEVRPVAEGGGPATWWVGARHVLRLAPDREGAVRQRRELRLRDLVRGHVPVAVPTSVAHGEWAPGLSYTLDTKVPGGSAEVHDVSAVGEADLAGLLTGLRDVPVRQAESLGVPRTGPRSLEALRRSAERAAGRLAAADEFDPARMHQLTQAAAVQLAAQPATAVLVHHGLTGEHLVVSADGRVRGVLGWTDAVVGDPAEDIAGLARAVGSPAAVRAATLAGYGARPCLRGLWLARCDTVLHLAEALDGPGRTPLPELRRRLDLAWEAILLERVTELREDGEADGGS; translated from the coding sequence ATGACCCAGGCACCGACACCCACCGCGGACACCGTCCGCAGACTGGTCCGTTCCCTGCTCAAGGAGGGCGCGGACGACTCCGCAGGACCCGAGGTCCGGCCCGTCGCCGAGGGCGGCGGACCCGCGACGTGGTGGGTCGGCGCCCGCCATGTGCTGCGGCTCGCACCTGACCGCGAGGGGGCCGTCCGGCAGCGCCGCGAGCTGCGGCTGCGCGACCTTGTGCGCGGCCATGTCCCGGTCGCCGTGCCGACGAGCGTCGCGCACGGCGAGTGGGCGCCCGGACTGAGCTACACGCTGGACACGAAGGTGCCCGGCGGCTCGGCCGAGGTGCACGACGTGTCCGCGGTCGGCGAGGCCGATCTCGCCGGACTGCTCACCGGCCTGCGCGACGTGCCCGTCCGGCAGGCCGAGTCCCTCGGCGTGCCGCGCACCGGCCCGCGCTCCCTGGAGGCGCTGCGCCGCAGCGCCGAGCGGGCCGCCGGACGCCTCGCCGCCGCCGACGAGTTCGACCCCGCCCGCATGCACCAGCTCACCCAGGCGGCCGCGGTCCAGCTCGCCGCCCAGCCCGCCACCGCCGTCCTCGTCCACCACGGCCTGACCGGCGAGCACCTCGTGGTGAGTGCCGACGGGCGGGTGCGCGGTGTGCTCGGCTGGACCGACGCGGTCGTCGGGGACCCCGCCGAGGACATCGCCGGCCTGGCCCGCGCCGTCGGCTCCCCGGCCGCCGTCCGCGCCGCCACCCTGGCGGGTTACGGCGCCCGCCCGTGCCTCCGCGGCCTGTGGCTGGCCCGCTGCGACACGGTCCTCCACCTCGCCGAGGCCCTCGACGGCCCCGGCCGCACCCCGCTCCCGGAACTGCGCCGCCGACTCGACCTGGCCTGGGAGGCGATCCTGCTGGAACGCGTGACCGAGCTGCGCGAGGACGGCGAAGCGGATGGTGGGTCCTGA
- the cyc2 gene encoding germacradienol/geosmin synthase Cyc2 translates to MTQQPFELPHFYMPYPARLNPHVDEARAHSTAWAREMGMLEGSGIWEQSDLEAHDYGLLCAYTHPECDGPALSLITDWYVWVFFFDDHFLDMFKRTQNRAAGKAHLDRLALFMPMDPATAMPEPENPVEAGLADLWARTIPAMSADWRRRFAVATEHLLNESMWELSNINEGRIANPVEYIEMRRKVGGAPWSAGLVEYARAEVPDSVSGSRPMRVLMETFSDAVHLRNDLFSYQREVDDEGELSNGVLVLETFFGCTTQEAAEAVNDVLTSRLHQFEHTALTEVPALAVERGLTPDEVAAVAAYTQGLQDWQSGGHEWHLRSSRYMNERARSTNPWHGLTGPGTSAADIGALLASAGAERLRAYTHVPFQNVGPSLIPDIHMPFQVELCPHLPGARQRLVDWSHRMGILTEGVWDEDRLAAADLALCSAGLDPDATEEALDLSAHWLAWGTYGDDYYPLVFGNRRDLAAAHLTTRRLADCMPVDGKESLIVPANAMERGLVDLWARTTAEMTPGQRRTFKDAVNVMTESWVWELSNQLQHRVPDPVDYLEMRRATFGSDLTMALCRMGHGPAVPPEVYRSGPVRSLENAAMDYGCLLNDVFSYQKEIQYEGEIHNSILVVQNFFGCDYPTALGVVNDLLTQRMRQFEHVVAHELPVVYDDFGLSGEARDAMDAYVADLRNWMAGILNWHRSVDRYKPEYLSRRAHGFLPGRAPAVPVSASL, encoded by the coding sequence ATGACGCAGCAGCCCTTCGAACTCCCGCACTTCTACATGCCGTATCCCGCGCGGCTCAACCCGCATGTCGACGAGGCGCGCGCCCACTCGACGGCGTGGGCGCGCGAGATGGGCATGCTGGAGGGATCCGGGATCTGGGAGCAGTCCGATCTCGAAGCGCATGACTACGGACTGCTCTGCGCCTACACCCACCCCGAATGCGACGGCCCCGCCCTCTCCCTGATCACCGACTGGTACGTGTGGGTCTTCTTCTTCGACGACCACTTCCTGGACATGTTCAAGCGCACCCAGAACCGCGCGGCGGGCAAGGCGCATCTCGACCGGCTCGCCCTGTTCATGCCGATGGACCCCGCGACGGCGATGCCCGAGCCGGAGAACCCGGTGGAGGCGGGCCTCGCCGACCTCTGGGCGCGCACCATTCCGGCGATGTCCGCCGACTGGCGCCGCCGCTTCGCCGTCGCCACCGAGCATCTGCTGAACGAGTCCATGTGGGAGCTGTCCAACATCAACGAGGGGCGGATCGCCAACCCCGTCGAGTACATCGAGATGCGCCGCAAGGTGGGCGGCGCACCCTGGTCGGCCGGACTCGTGGAGTACGCGCGCGCCGAGGTCCCCGACTCCGTCTCCGGGTCCAGGCCCATGCGGGTGCTGATGGAGACCTTCTCGGACGCCGTGCACCTGCGCAACGACCTCTTCTCCTACCAGCGCGAGGTCGACGACGAGGGCGAACTCAGCAACGGCGTCCTGGTGCTGGAGACCTTCTTCGGCTGTACGACCCAGGAGGCCGCCGAAGCCGTCAACGACGTCCTCACCTCCCGGCTCCACCAGTTCGAGCACACCGCCCTCACAGAGGTCCCCGCGCTGGCCGTGGAACGGGGTCTGACGCCGGACGAGGTCGCCGCGGTCGCCGCCTACACCCAGGGCCTCCAGGACTGGCAGTCCGGCGGCCACGAATGGCATCTGCGCTCCAGCCGGTACATGAACGAGCGTGCCCGCTCCACCAACCCCTGGCACGGCCTCACCGGCCCCGGCACCTCCGCGGCCGACATCGGCGCCCTGCTCGCCTCGGCAGGTGCCGAACGCCTGCGCGCCTACACGCATGTGCCGTTCCAGAACGTCGGGCCGTCCCTCATCCCCGACATCCACATGCCCTTCCAGGTGGAGCTGTGCCCGCATCTGCCCGGCGCCCGGCAGCGGCTGGTCGACTGGTCCCACCGCATGGGGATCCTGACGGAGGGCGTCTGGGACGAGGACCGGCTCGCCGCCGCCGACCTCGCGCTGTGCTCGGCGGGCCTGGACCCCGACGCCACCGAGGAGGCCCTCGACCTCAGCGCGCACTGGCTGGCCTGGGGCACCTACGGCGATGACTACTACCCCCTCGTCTTCGGCAACCGCCGCGACCTGGCCGCCGCCCACCTCACCACGCGCCGCCTGGCCGACTGCATGCCCGTCGACGGCAAGGAGAGCCTCATCGTCCCCGCCAACGCCATGGAGCGCGGACTCGTCGACCTGTGGGCCCGGACCACCGCGGAGATGACGCCCGGGCAGCGGCGCACCTTCAAGGACGCGGTGAACGTCATGACCGAGAGCTGGGTGTGGGAGCTGTCCAACCAGCTCCAGCACCGCGTCCCCGACCCGGTCGACTACCTGGAGATGCGCCGGGCCACCTTCGGCTCCGATCTCACCATGGCCCTGTGCCGGATGGGCCACGGCCCCGCGGTCCCCCCGGAGGTGTACCGCAGCGGTCCGGTGCGCTCCCTGGAGAACGCCGCCATGGACTACGGCTGTCTCCTCAACGATGTCTTCTCGTACCAGAAGGAGATCCAGTACGAGGGCGAGATCCACAACTCGATCCTCGTCGTGCAGAACTTCTTCGGCTGCGACTACCCGACCGCGCTCGGTGTCGTGAACGATCTGCTGACCCAGCGCATGCGGCAGTTCGAGCATGTCGTCGCGCATGAACTGCCGGTCGTGTACGACGACTTCGGTCTCTCCGGCGAGGCGCGGGACGCCATGGACGCCTATGTGGCCGACCTGCGGAACTGGATGGCGGGCATCCTGAACTGGCATCGCTCGGTCGACCGCTACAAGCCTGAGTACCTGTCCCGCCGGGCCCACGGCTTCCTGCCGGGCCGGGCGCCGGCCGTGCCCGTCAGCGCAAGCCTCTAG
- a CDS encoding LysR family transcriptional regulator → MDPHLLRTYVTVARLASFSEAARELGYTQSAVSQHIAALEQDLGAPLLTRRPVAPTAAGERLLEHAGPLLLRLDAARADVVRLAAAPAHGLTLAAAPTALGPRVLAALPAAGVTLKVLTRDAIPAAVATGGADLGLVDGLAAPSDPLRLPDVAPLTTRGAGEEPVCVLLPAAHPLARRPNLRLGELVDARWLDAPDAGLPLAQLRAAGGGHGFRPALRYEGTDLRVLTALAVAGHGLTLLPRTAATGVPGGVAVPVTDPRLVHRAELVHAGALQGAARELAVALTSEEGSGFRS, encoded by the coding sequence ATGGACCCGCATCTGCTGCGCACCTATGTCACCGTCGCCCGCCTCGCCTCCTTCTCCGAGGCCGCCCGCGAACTCGGCTACACCCAGTCGGCGGTGTCCCAGCACATCGCGGCCCTCGAACAGGACCTCGGCGCCCCGCTCCTCACCCGCCGCCCGGTCGCGCCCACCGCGGCGGGCGAGCGCCTGCTGGAGCACGCGGGCCCGCTGCTGCTGCGCCTGGACGCGGCCCGCGCCGACGTCGTACGGCTGGCCGCCGCGCCCGCCCACGGGCTGACGCTCGCCGCCGCGCCGACCGCCCTCGGACCCCGGGTCCTCGCTGCGCTCCCGGCCGCCGGGGTGACCCTGAAGGTGCTGACCCGGGACGCGATCCCGGCCGCCGTCGCCACGGGCGGCGCCGACCTGGGACTCGTCGACGGCCTGGCCGCCCCGAGCGATCCGCTGCGGCTGCCCGACGTGGCACCGCTGACCACGCGCGGGGCGGGCGAGGAACCGGTGTGCGTGCTGCTGCCCGCGGCACACCCGCTGGCCCGGCGCCCCAATCTGCGTCTCGGTGAACTCGTCGACGCCCGCTGGCTGGACGCCCCCGACGCGGGTCTGCCGCTCGCCCAACTCCGCGCGGCGGGCGGTGGCCACGGCTTCCGCCCGGCCCTGCGCTACGAGGGCACCGACCTGCGCGTCCTCACCGCGCTGGCCGTCGCGGGCCACGGTCTGACCCTGCTGCCCCGCACGGCCGCGACCGGGGTGCCGGGCGGGGTCGCCGTACCGGTCACCGATCCCCGGCTCGTCCACCGCGCGGAACTGGTGCACGCGGGCGCACTCCAGGGCGCGGCACGGGAGCTGGCGGTCGCGCTGACGTCCGAGGAGGGGTCTGGCTTCCGCTCCTGA
- a CDS encoding glutamine amidotransferase-related protein → MTETLARIALVGDRSPNVVSHTRIPQLLDALAARERLLLDAYWIPSEQAGEPGAVDGFDAVWVVPGSPYRSEAGVLAAIRTARERGIPFLGTCAGFQHALLEFARHVCGLTDAAHAETDPAAEDPLIEPLACSLVGHEGVVVVEPDSLAWSVIGAERTVERYFCAYGPSRRLDALSAHGLRFSGRDEDGQVRIAELPGHPFFLASLFQPELSGDGSRPHPMVTAWARAAVEHAGQPV, encoded by the coding sequence ATGACCGAGACCCTCGCGCGGATCGCCCTGGTCGGCGACCGCTCCCCCAATGTCGTGTCGCACACCCGCATCCCCCAGCTCCTCGACGCCCTCGCCGCCCGTGAGCGGCTGCTCCTGGACGCCTACTGGATCCCGTCCGAGCAGGCGGGCGAGCCGGGCGCCGTGGACGGCTTCGACGCGGTGTGGGTGGTGCCGGGCAGCCCGTACCGCAGCGAGGCCGGTGTGCTCGCGGCGATCCGCACCGCACGCGAGCGGGGCATCCCCTTCCTCGGGACCTGCGCCGGGTTCCAGCACGCGCTGCTGGAGTTCGCCCGCCATGTCTGCGGCCTCACCGACGCGGCGCACGCCGAGACCGACCCGGCCGCCGAGGACCCGCTGATCGAGCCGCTGGCCTGTTCGCTGGTGGGCCACGAGGGCGTGGTGGTGGTCGAGCCGGACTCGCTGGCGTGGTCCGTGATCGGCGCGGAGCGGACGGTCGAGCGGTACTTCTGCGCCTACGGTCCCTCGCGCCGCCTCGACGCCCTGAGCGCGCACGGCCTGCGCTTCTCCGGGCGCGACGAGGACGGCCAGGTCCGGATCGCCGAACTGCCCGGCCACCCCTTCTTCCTGGCCTCGCTCTTCCAGCCGGAGCTGTCCGGCGACGGCTCCCGCCCGCACCCGATGGTCACGGCGTGGGCCAGGGCAGCCGTGGAACACGCGGGTCAGCCCGTGTGA
- a CDS encoding M14 family zinc carboxypeptidase: MLPLLRYPTVDELGARAATLVTRHPSQARLRRAGTSRAGTPLWLLSVGHGPRQALVVAGPHANEPVGGATVLRLAERVLADPRRQADATWNLLLCLDPDGLRRNEGWLHGPYTLGRYFRNFFRPGFLEQPEWLPDGADHAALPETRALLALQDELRPLLQCSLHGVDVGGGFVELTHDLPGFSRRLAHTAARLGIPRELGPYDTLYWPRLGPAVYRIPPPRRGDLAAAITEAAVESTWFHPYRYGTVTAVVEAPMWGVATVEDDTTPADAATFLRTVSRTLRHDSRLLARLLARTRHRLPTTPDTERLLAPVDDYLLVCPGLADAWDPDIVTADAQPLPPLSTAHLATLRIAGRRLALRTAGLLHQLVTGAGSDPAGVLPELDRLIDAWCDDYRDGCGARWIPVARQVEYQSRVVLAAFDLAARHVGGPSRSGESGWGSEAAVPMHRE, from the coding sequence CTGCTGCCACTTCTCCGCTACCCGACCGTCGACGAACTCGGCGCCCGGGCGGCCACGCTCGTCACCCGCCACCCCTCCCAGGCGCGCCTGCGCCGCGCCGGTACCTCCCGCGCGGGCACCCCGCTCTGGCTGCTCTCCGTAGGCCACGGCCCCCGTCAGGCCCTGGTCGTCGCGGGCCCGCACGCCAATGAACCCGTGGGCGGCGCCACCGTGCTCCGGCTCGCCGAACGCGTCCTGGCCGACCCCCGCCGCCAGGCGGACGCCACCTGGAACCTCCTGCTCTGCCTCGACCCCGACGGACTGCGCCGCAACGAGGGCTGGCTGCACGGCCCGTACACCCTCGGCCGCTACTTCCGGAACTTCTTCCGGCCCGGCTTCCTGGAGCAGCCCGAGTGGCTGCCCGACGGCGCCGACCACGCCGCGCTGCCCGAGACCCGCGCCCTGCTCGCCCTCCAGGACGAACTGCGGCCCCTCCTCCAGTGCTCCCTGCACGGCGTCGACGTCGGCGGGGGCTTCGTCGAGCTGACCCACGACCTGCCCGGCTTCTCCCGCCGCCTCGCCCACACCGCGGCCCGCCTCGGCATCCCCCGCGAACTCGGCCCGTACGACACCCTGTACTGGCCCCGCCTGGGCCCCGCCGTCTACCGGATCCCGCCGCCCCGCCGGGGCGATCTGGCCGCGGCCATCACCGAGGCCGCGGTGGAGTCGACCTGGTTCCACCCCTACCGGTACGGCACCGTGACGGCTGTGGTGGAGGCACCCATGTGGGGCGTGGCCACAGTGGAGGACGACACCACACCGGCCGACGCGGCGACCTTCCTGCGCACGGTCAGCCGCACCCTGCGGCACGACTCCCGGCTGCTGGCCCGGCTGCTGGCCCGCACCCGCCACCGGCTGCCCACCACGCCCGACACGGAGCGGCTGCTCGCCCCGGTCGACGACTATTTACTGGTCTGCCCCGGCCTCGCCGACGCGTGGGACCCCGACATCGTCACCGCCGACGCCCAGCCGCTCCCCCCGCTGAGCACCGCCCACCTGGCCACCCTGCGCATCGCCGGGCGGCGCCTCGCGCTGCGCACCGCGGGCCTGCTGCACCAACTGGTCACCGGTGCGGGGAGCGACCCGGCCGGGGTGCTGCCCGAGCTGGACCGGCTCATCGACGCCTGGTGCGACGACTACCGCGACGGCTGCGGGGCGCGCTGGATCCCGGTGGCGCGCCAGGTCGAGTACCAGTCGCGGGTGGTGCTCGCCGCGTTCGACCTGGCCGCGCGGCACGTGGGCGGGCCCTCCCGTTCGGGTGAGTCCGGGTGGGGTTCCGAGGCCGCAGTGCCGATGCATCGGGAATGA